A window of the Planococcus citri chromosome 4, ihPlaCitr1.1, whole genome shotgun sequence genome harbors these coding sequences:
- the LOC135842360 gene encoding beta-glucuronidase isoform X1, whose protein sequence is MYIMNDHVLKNSLGSTISDEKWILNTLNRTEWEIAEQNFDNSLSNVVCPILGPTKMSKIFFLLALWIKVITSDSSTNSIQGGILYPRESESREVKSLDGIWNFRLSDTDPLLGFKEKWYSKDLSKTGPVIPMPVPSSYNDITVDKKIRDHVGFVWYDKTFFVPDSWRQLGYHVWLRFSSVHYAAQVWINGHLVMSHEIGHLPFHREIASYLQFGKQNRVTVAVDNTLLQTTLPQGTLQELNTDFGVETVQSYTFDFFNYAGIHRSVHLYTTPAVYIDDIHILTDIKSDGTTGLIHYNITIGGAIPHGTESIMCVVDLLDHESNFIVRKNRNSTLSGLSGTIEVPKAKLWWPYLMDPNPGYMYTLQVQISEQEWGSNDVYRQPVGIRSLTWNNTSVLINGKPIYLRGFGRHEDSNIRGKGLDLALVTRDYNLLKWIGANAYRTSHYPYAEEIMDFADQQGIMIIDECPGVDVENYSTLLRKKHMDSMAELIRRDKNRPSVIMWSIANEPRSQLKEADDYFKSLTEFVRSIETSRPLTAALNRGYSEDLAGQYLDVIGFNRYNAWYSNPGRLEVIQVSLEDEATKWHKKYNKPVFMSEYGADTMPGLHLSPSYVWSEEYQIELFSEHFKAFDNLRKKNFFIGEMIWNFADFNTAQTTTRVGGNKKGVFTRERQPKSAAFHVRRRYWYLAKELDRVSLPSDIRPYEASMPNTLRTEL, encoded by the exons ATGTACATAATGAACGaccatgttttgaaaaattctctggGAAGTACCATTTCAGATGAAAAATGGATATTGAACACTTTGAACCGCACTGAATGGGAAATAGCtgagcaaaattttgataattcgttgtct AACGTCGTATGCCCGATACTAGGTCCAAcgaaaatgtcgaaaatatttttcctgcTGGCGTTATGGATCAAAGTGATAACATCAGATTCCAGTACGAATTCAATCCAAGGAGGCATACTATATCCACGCGAATCTGAATCCAGGGAAGTGAAATCACTGGATGGTATTTGGAACTTCAGACTTTCAGACACTGATCCTTTATTAGGATTCAAAGAAAAATGGTACTCGAAGGATTTAAGCAAA ACAGGACCAGTTATACCGATGCCAGTGCCAAGTAGTTACAATGATATAACAGTCGATAAAAAAATCCGAGACCATGTTGGTTTTGTATGGTACGACAAAACGTTTTTCGTACCTGACTCTTGGCGTCAGCTTGGATATCACGTTTGGTTGAGATTCAGTAGTGTACATTATGCTGCACAAGTG TGGATTAATGGGCATTTAGTTATGAGCCATGAAATTGGTCATTTGCCATTCCATCGGGAAATAGCTTCGTATTTACAATTTGGGAAACAAAACAGAGTCACCGTAGCTGTTGATAATACTCTTTTACAAACCACATTACCCCAAGGAACTTTGCAGGAATTGAACAC agatttcGGAGTGGAAACAGTTCAGAGCTATACGTTTGATTTCTTCAATTACGCCGGTATCCATCGTTCTGTGCATTTATACACTACTCCGGCAGTATACATAGACGATATACACATTTTAACTGATATTAAATCCGATGGAACTACAG gtttaatTCATTACAATATTACTATTGGTGGAGCAATACCTCATGGAACTGAATCGATTATGTGTGTTGTCGATTTACTCGATCATGAAAGCAATTTTATCGTAAGGAAGAATAGAAATTCAACTCTGAGTGGCCTTTCTGGAACGATCGAAGTACCCAAAGCTAAATTATGGTGGCCATATTTAATGGATCCGAATCCAGGCTACATGTATACGTTACAA gtgcaAATATCTGAGCAAGAATGGGGCTCGAATGACGTTTACAGGCAACCAGTTGGCATCAGAAGCTTGACTTGGAATAATACCAGTGTTTTAATCAATGGCAAACCGATTTATTTGAGAGGTTTTGGAAGACATGAGGATTCAAAT ATTAGAGGCAAAGGATTAGATCTGGCTTTGGTGACGAGAGATTATAATTTACTCAAGTGGATTGGAGCAAACGCTTATAGAACATCACATTATCCTTATGCTGAAGAAATCATGGATTTTGCTGATCAACAGGGTATAATGATTATCGACGAATGTCCAGGAGTTGATGTTGA aaattattcCACGTTGCTGCGTAAAAAGCACATGGACAGTATGGCCGAACTAATTCGTCGGGACAAGAATCGACCAAGTGTAATTATGTGGTCAATCGCTAACGAACCAAGATCTCAGTTAAAAGAAGCCGACGACTATTTCAA ATCCTTAACGGAATTTGTAAGGAGTATTGAGACTTCGCGTCCTTTAACCGCTGCTTTAAATAGGGGGTACAGTGAAGATCTTGCG GGCCAGTACTTGGATGTGATTGGATTCAATAGATATAACGCTTGGTATTCTAATCCGGGTCGTTTAGAAGTAATACAGGTTTCGTTGGAAGATGAAGCTACAAAgtggcataaaaaatataataagcCAGTTTTTATGTCTGAATATGGCGCAGATACGATGCCAGGCTTGCATTTG AGTCCATCTTACGTTTGGTCTGAAGAATaccaaattgaattattttctgaGCATTTCAAAGCATTTGATAATTTAAGGAAGAAGAATTTCTTTATTGGTGAAATGATCTGGAATTTCGCCGACTTCAATACAGCTCaaa CAACTACACGAGTCGGTGGTAACAAAAAAGGAGTATTTACACGTGAAAGACAACCTAAATCAGCAGCCTTCCATGTACGCAGACGATACTGGTATTTAGCCAAAGAACTAGATCGCGTATCTTTGCCATCTGATATTCGTCCTTACGAAGCATCCATGCCAAATACCCTTAGAACGGAACTTTAg
- the LOC135842360 gene encoding beta-glucuronidase isoform X3 produces MRFVILSKGKSFWVKIFVLVILLSFSIYVYCNMSCFASKTENVVCPILGPTKMSKIFFLLALWIKVITSDSSTNSIQGGILYPRESESREVKSLDGIWNFRLSDTDPLLGFKEKWYSKDLSKTGPVIPMPVPSSYNDITVDKKIRDHVGFVWYDKTFFVPDSWRQLGYHVWLRFSSVHYAAQVWINGHLVMSHEIGHLPFHREIASYLQFGKQNRVTVAVDNTLLQTTLPQGTLQELNTDFGVETVQSYTFDFFNYAGIHRSVHLYTTPAVYIDDIHILTDIKSDGTTGLIHYNITIGGAIPHGTESIMCVVDLLDHESNFIVRKNRNSTLSGLSGTIEVPKAKLWWPYLMDPNPGYMYTLQVQISEQEWGSNDVYRQPVGIRSLTWNNTSVLINGKPIYLRGFGRHEDSNIRGKGLDLALVTRDYNLLKWIGANAYRTSHYPYAEEIMDFADQQGIMIIDECPGVDVENYSTLLRKKHMDSMAELIRRDKNRPSVIMWSIANEPRSQLKEADDYFKSLTEFVRSIETSRPLTAALNRGYSEDLAGQYLDVIGFNRYNAWYSNPGRLEVIQVSLEDEATKWHKKYNKPVFMSEYGADTMPGLHLSPSYVWSEEYQIELFSEHFKAFDNLRKKNFFIGEMIWNFADFNTAQTTTRVGGNKKGVFTRERQPKSAAFHVRRRYWYLAKELDRVSLPSDIRPYEASMPNTLRTEL; encoded by the exons AACGTCGTATGCCCGATACTAGGTCCAAcgaaaatgtcgaaaatatttttcctgcTGGCGTTATGGATCAAAGTGATAACATCAGATTCCAGTACGAATTCAATCCAAGGAGGCATACTATATCCACGCGAATCTGAATCCAGGGAAGTGAAATCACTGGATGGTATTTGGAACTTCAGACTTTCAGACACTGATCCTTTATTAGGATTCAAAGAAAAATGGTACTCGAAGGATTTAAGCAAA ACAGGACCAGTTATACCGATGCCAGTGCCAAGTAGTTACAATGATATAACAGTCGATAAAAAAATCCGAGACCATGTTGGTTTTGTATGGTACGACAAAACGTTTTTCGTACCTGACTCTTGGCGTCAGCTTGGATATCACGTTTGGTTGAGATTCAGTAGTGTACATTATGCTGCACAAGTG TGGATTAATGGGCATTTAGTTATGAGCCATGAAATTGGTCATTTGCCATTCCATCGGGAAATAGCTTCGTATTTACAATTTGGGAAACAAAACAGAGTCACCGTAGCTGTTGATAATACTCTTTTACAAACCACATTACCCCAAGGAACTTTGCAGGAATTGAACAC agatttcGGAGTGGAAACAGTTCAGAGCTATACGTTTGATTTCTTCAATTACGCCGGTATCCATCGTTCTGTGCATTTATACACTACTCCGGCAGTATACATAGACGATATACACATTTTAACTGATATTAAATCCGATGGAACTACAG gtttaatTCATTACAATATTACTATTGGTGGAGCAATACCTCATGGAACTGAATCGATTATGTGTGTTGTCGATTTACTCGATCATGAAAGCAATTTTATCGTAAGGAAGAATAGAAATTCAACTCTGAGTGGCCTTTCTGGAACGATCGAAGTACCCAAAGCTAAATTATGGTGGCCATATTTAATGGATCCGAATCCAGGCTACATGTATACGTTACAA gtgcaAATATCTGAGCAAGAATGGGGCTCGAATGACGTTTACAGGCAACCAGTTGGCATCAGAAGCTTGACTTGGAATAATACCAGTGTTTTAATCAATGGCAAACCGATTTATTTGAGAGGTTTTGGAAGACATGAGGATTCAAAT ATTAGAGGCAAAGGATTAGATCTGGCTTTGGTGACGAGAGATTATAATTTACTCAAGTGGATTGGAGCAAACGCTTATAGAACATCACATTATCCTTATGCTGAAGAAATCATGGATTTTGCTGATCAACAGGGTATAATGATTATCGACGAATGTCCAGGAGTTGATGTTGA aaattattcCACGTTGCTGCGTAAAAAGCACATGGACAGTATGGCCGAACTAATTCGTCGGGACAAGAATCGACCAAGTGTAATTATGTGGTCAATCGCTAACGAACCAAGATCTCAGTTAAAAGAAGCCGACGACTATTTCAA ATCCTTAACGGAATTTGTAAGGAGTATTGAGACTTCGCGTCCTTTAACCGCTGCTTTAAATAGGGGGTACAGTGAAGATCTTGCG GGCCAGTACTTGGATGTGATTGGATTCAATAGATATAACGCTTGGTATTCTAATCCGGGTCGTTTAGAAGTAATACAGGTTTCGTTGGAAGATGAAGCTACAAAgtggcataaaaaatataataagcCAGTTTTTATGTCTGAATATGGCGCAGATACGATGCCAGGCTTGCATTTG AGTCCATCTTACGTTTGGTCTGAAGAATaccaaattgaattattttctgaGCATTTCAAAGCATTTGATAATTTAAGGAAGAAGAATTTCTTTATTGGTGAAATGATCTGGAATTTCGCCGACTTCAATACAGCTCaaa CAACTACACGAGTCGGTGGTAACAAAAAAGGAGTATTTACACGTGAAAGACAACCTAAATCAGCAGCCTTCCATGTACGCAGACGATACTGGTATTTAGCCAAAGAACTAGATCGCGTATCTTTGCCATCTGATATTCGTCCTTACGAAGCATCCATGCCAAATACCCTTAGAACGGAACTTTAg
- the LOC135842360 gene encoding beta-glucuronidase isoform X4, translated as MSKIFFLLALWIKVITSDSSTNSIQGGILYPRESESREVKSLDGIWNFRLSDTDPLLGFKEKWYSKDLSKTGPVIPMPVPSSYNDITVDKKIRDHVGFVWYDKTFFVPDSWRQLGYHVWLRFSSVHYAAQVWINGHLVMSHEIGHLPFHREIASYLQFGKQNRVTVAVDNTLLQTTLPQGTLQELNTDFGVETVQSYTFDFFNYAGIHRSVHLYTTPAVYIDDIHILTDIKSDGTTGLIHYNITIGGAIPHGTESIMCVVDLLDHESNFIVRKNRNSTLSGLSGTIEVPKAKLWWPYLMDPNPGYMYTLQVQISEQEWGSNDVYRQPVGIRSLTWNNTSVLINGKPIYLRGFGRHEDSNIRGKGLDLALVTRDYNLLKWIGANAYRTSHYPYAEEIMDFADQQGIMIIDECPGVDVENYSTLLRKKHMDSMAELIRRDKNRPSVIMWSIANEPRSQLKEADDYFKSLTEFVRSIETSRPLTAALNRGYSEDLAGQYLDVIGFNRYNAWYSNPGRLEVIQVSLEDEATKWHKKYNKPVFMSEYGADTMPGLHLSPSYVWSEEYQIELFSEHFKAFDNLRKKNFFIGEMIWNFADFNTAQTTTRVGGNKKGVFTRERQPKSAAFHVRRRYWYLAKELDRVSLPSDIRPYEASMPNTLRTEL; from the exons atgtcgaaaatatttttcctgcTGGCGTTATGGATCAAAGTGATAACATCAGATTCCAGTACGAATTCAATCCAAGGAGGCATACTATATCCACGCGAATCTGAATCCAGGGAAGTGAAATCACTGGATGGTATTTGGAACTTCAGACTTTCAGACACTGATCCTTTATTAGGATTCAAAGAAAAATGGTACTCGAAGGATTTAAGCAAA ACAGGACCAGTTATACCGATGCCAGTGCCAAGTAGTTACAATGATATAACAGTCGATAAAAAAATCCGAGACCATGTTGGTTTTGTATGGTACGACAAAACGTTTTTCGTACCTGACTCTTGGCGTCAGCTTGGATATCACGTTTGGTTGAGATTCAGTAGTGTACATTATGCTGCACAAGTG TGGATTAATGGGCATTTAGTTATGAGCCATGAAATTGGTCATTTGCCATTCCATCGGGAAATAGCTTCGTATTTACAATTTGGGAAACAAAACAGAGTCACCGTAGCTGTTGATAATACTCTTTTACAAACCACATTACCCCAAGGAACTTTGCAGGAATTGAACAC agatttcGGAGTGGAAACAGTTCAGAGCTATACGTTTGATTTCTTCAATTACGCCGGTATCCATCGTTCTGTGCATTTATACACTACTCCGGCAGTATACATAGACGATATACACATTTTAACTGATATTAAATCCGATGGAACTACAG gtttaatTCATTACAATATTACTATTGGTGGAGCAATACCTCATGGAACTGAATCGATTATGTGTGTTGTCGATTTACTCGATCATGAAAGCAATTTTATCGTAAGGAAGAATAGAAATTCAACTCTGAGTGGCCTTTCTGGAACGATCGAAGTACCCAAAGCTAAATTATGGTGGCCATATTTAATGGATCCGAATCCAGGCTACATGTATACGTTACAA gtgcaAATATCTGAGCAAGAATGGGGCTCGAATGACGTTTACAGGCAACCAGTTGGCATCAGAAGCTTGACTTGGAATAATACCAGTGTTTTAATCAATGGCAAACCGATTTATTTGAGAGGTTTTGGAAGACATGAGGATTCAAAT ATTAGAGGCAAAGGATTAGATCTGGCTTTGGTGACGAGAGATTATAATTTACTCAAGTGGATTGGAGCAAACGCTTATAGAACATCACATTATCCTTATGCTGAAGAAATCATGGATTTTGCTGATCAACAGGGTATAATGATTATCGACGAATGTCCAGGAGTTGATGTTGA aaattattcCACGTTGCTGCGTAAAAAGCACATGGACAGTATGGCCGAACTAATTCGTCGGGACAAGAATCGACCAAGTGTAATTATGTGGTCAATCGCTAACGAACCAAGATCTCAGTTAAAAGAAGCCGACGACTATTTCAA ATCCTTAACGGAATTTGTAAGGAGTATTGAGACTTCGCGTCCTTTAACCGCTGCTTTAAATAGGGGGTACAGTGAAGATCTTGCG GGCCAGTACTTGGATGTGATTGGATTCAATAGATATAACGCTTGGTATTCTAATCCGGGTCGTTTAGAAGTAATACAGGTTTCGTTGGAAGATGAAGCTACAAAgtggcataaaaaatataataagcCAGTTTTTATGTCTGAATATGGCGCAGATACGATGCCAGGCTTGCATTTG AGTCCATCTTACGTTTGGTCTGAAGAATaccaaattgaattattttctgaGCATTTCAAAGCATTTGATAATTTAAGGAAGAAGAATTTCTTTATTGGTGAAATGATCTGGAATTTCGCCGACTTCAATACAGCTCaaa CAACTACACGAGTCGGTGGTAACAAAAAAGGAGTATTTACACGTGAAAGACAACCTAAATCAGCAGCCTTCCATGTACGCAGACGATACTGGTATTTAGCCAAAGAACTAGATCGCGTATCTTTGCCATCTGATATTCGTCCTTACGAAGCATCCATGCCAAATACCCTTAGAACGGAACTTTAg
- the LOC135842360 gene encoding beta-glucuronidase isoform X5 translates to MYIMNDHVLKNSLGSTISDEKWILNTLNRTEWEIAEQNFDNSLSNVVCPILGPTKMSKIFFLLALWIKVITSDSSTNSIQGGILYPRESESREVKSLDGIWNFRLSDTDPLLGFKEKWYSKDLSKTGPVIPMPVPSSYNDITVDKKIRDHVGFVWYDKTFFVPDSWRQLGYHVWLRFSSVHYAAQVWINGHLVMSHEIGHLPFHREIASYLQFGKQNRVTVAVDNTLLQTTLPQGTLQELNTDFGVETVQSYTFDFFNYAGIHRSVHLYTTPAVYIDDIHILTDIKSDGTTGLIHYNITIGGAIPHGTESIMCVVDLLDHESNFIVRKNRNSTLSGLSGTIEVPKAKLWWPYLMDPNPGYMYTLQVQISEQEWGSNDVYRQPVGIRSLTWNNTSVLINGKPIYLRGFGRHEDSNIRGKGLDLALVTRDYNLLKWIGANAYRTSHYPYAEEIMDFADQQGIMIIDECPGVDVENYSTLLRKKHMDSMAELIRRDKNRPSVIMWSIANEPRSQLKEADDYFKSLTEFVRSIETSRPLTAALNRGYSEDLAIGGELCEAARSIETSFCRNSSLVLF, encoded by the exons ATGTACATAATGAACGaccatgttttgaaaaattctctggGAAGTACCATTTCAGATGAAAAATGGATATTGAACACTTTGAACCGCACTGAATGGGAAATAGCtgagcaaaattttgataattcgttgtct AACGTCGTATGCCCGATACTAGGTCCAAcgaaaatgtcgaaaatatttttcctgcTGGCGTTATGGATCAAAGTGATAACATCAGATTCCAGTACGAATTCAATCCAAGGAGGCATACTATATCCACGCGAATCTGAATCCAGGGAAGTGAAATCACTGGATGGTATTTGGAACTTCAGACTTTCAGACACTGATCCTTTATTAGGATTCAAAGAAAAATGGTACTCGAAGGATTTAAGCAAA ACAGGACCAGTTATACCGATGCCAGTGCCAAGTAGTTACAATGATATAACAGTCGATAAAAAAATCCGAGACCATGTTGGTTTTGTATGGTACGACAAAACGTTTTTCGTACCTGACTCTTGGCGTCAGCTTGGATATCACGTTTGGTTGAGATTCAGTAGTGTACATTATGCTGCACAAGTG TGGATTAATGGGCATTTAGTTATGAGCCATGAAATTGGTCATTTGCCATTCCATCGGGAAATAGCTTCGTATTTACAATTTGGGAAACAAAACAGAGTCACCGTAGCTGTTGATAATACTCTTTTACAAACCACATTACCCCAAGGAACTTTGCAGGAATTGAACAC agatttcGGAGTGGAAACAGTTCAGAGCTATACGTTTGATTTCTTCAATTACGCCGGTATCCATCGTTCTGTGCATTTATACACTACTCCGGCAGTATACATAGACGATATACACATTTTAACTGATATTAAATCCGATGGAACTACAG gtttaatTCATTACAATATTACTATTGGTGGAGCAATACCTCATGGAACTGAATCGATTATGTGTGTTGTCGATTTACTCGATCATGAAAGCAATTTTATCGTAAGGAAGAATAGAAATTCAACTCTGAGTGGCCTTTCTGGAACGATCGAAGTACCCAAAGCTAAATTATGGTGGCCATATTTAATGGATCCGAATCCAGGCTACATGTATACGTTACAA gtgcaAATATCTGAGCAAGAATGGGGCTCGAATGACGTTTACAGGCAACCAGTTGGCATCAGAAGCTTGACTTGGAATAATACCAGTGTTTTAATCAATGGCAAACCGATTTATTTGAGAGGTTTTGGAAGACATGAGGATTCAAAT ATTAGAGGCAAAGGATTAGATCTGGCTTTGGTGACGAGAGATTATAATTTACTCAAGTGGATTGGAGCAAACGCTTATAGAACATCACATTATCCTTATGCTGAAGAAATCATGGATTTTGCTGATCAACAGGGTATAATGATTATCGACGAATGTCCAGGAGTTGATGTTGA aaattattcCACGTTGCTGCGTAAAAAGCACATGGACAGTATGGCCGAACTAATTCGTCGGGACAAGAATCGACCAAGTGTAATTATGTGGTCAATCGCTAACGAACCAAGATCTCAGTTAAAAGAAGCCGACGACTATTTCAA ATCCTTAACGGAATTTGTAAGGAGTATTGAGACTTCGCGTCCTTTAACCGCTGCTTTAAATAGGGGGTACAGTGAAGATCTTGCG ATCGGTGGCGAGCTATGTGAAGCAGCTAGATCCATCGAGACCAGTTTCTGCCGCAATAGCAGTCTCGTTTTATTCTGA
- the LOC135842360 gene encoding beta-glucuronidase isoform X2, with protein MYIMNDHVLKNSLGSTISDEKWILNTLNRTEWEIAEQNFDNSLSNVVCPILGPTKMSKIFFLLALWIKVITSDSSTNSIQGGILYPRESESREVKSLDGIWNFRLSDTDPLLGFKEKWYSKDLSKTGPVIPMPVPSSYNDITVDKKIRDHVGFVWYDKTFFVPDSWRQLGYHVWLRFSSVHYAAQVWINGHLVMSHEIGHLPFHREIASYLQFGKQNRVTVAVDNTLLQTTLPQGTLQELNTDFGVETVQSYTFDFFNYAGIHRSVHLYTTPAVYIDDIHILTDIKSDGTTGLIHYNITIGGAIPHGTESIMCVVDLLDHESNFIVRKNRNSTLSGLSGTIEVPKAKLWWPYLMDPNPGYMYTLQVQISEQEWGSNDVYRQPVGIRSLTWNNTSVLINGKPIYLRGFGRHEDSNIRGKGLDLALVTRDYNLLKWIGANAYRTSHYPYAEEIMDFADQQGIMIIDECPGVDVENYSTLLRKKHMDSMAELIRRDKNRPSVIMWSIANEPRSQLKEADDYFKSVASYVKQLDPSRPVSAAIAVSFYSDKLGQYLDVIGFNRYNAWYSNPGRLEVIQVSLEDEATKWHKKYNKPVFMSEYGADTMPGLHLSPSYVWSEEYQIELFSEHFKAFDNLRKKNFFIGEMIWNFADFNTAQTTTRVGGNKKGVFTRERQPKSAAFHVRRRYWYLAKELDRVSLPSDIRPYEASMPNTLRTEL; from the exons ATGTACATAATGAACGaccatgttttgaaaaattctctggGAAGTACCATTTCAGATGAAAAATGGATATTGAACACTTTGAACCGCACTGAATGGGAAATAGCtgagcaaaattttgataattcgttgtct AACGTCGTATGCCCGATACTAGGTCCAAcgaaaatgtcgaaaatatttttcctgcTGGCGTTATGGATCAAAGTGATAACATCAGATTCCAGTACGAATTCAATCCAAGGAGGCATACTATATCCACGCGAATCTGAATCCAGGGAAGTGAAATCACTGGATGGTATTTGGAACTTCAGACTTTCAGACACTGATCCTTTATTAGGATTCAAAGAAAAATGGTACTCGAAGGATTTAAGCAAA ACAGGACCAGTTATACCGATGCCAGTGCCAAGTAGTTACAATGATATAACAGTCGATAAAAAAATCCGAGACCATGTTGGTTTTGTATGGTACGACAAAACGTTTTTCGTACCTGACTCTTGGCGTCAGCTTGGATATCACGTTTGGTTGAGATTCAGTAGTGTACATTATGCTGCACAAGTG TGGATTAATGGGCATTTAGTTATGAGCCATGAAATTGGTCATTTGCCATTCCATCGGGAAATAGCTTCGTATTTACAATTTGGGAAACAAAACAGAGTCACCGTAGCTGTTGATAATACTCTTTTACAAACCACATTACCCCAAGGAACTTTGCAGGAATTGAACAC agatttcGGAGTGGAAACAGTTCAGAGCTATACGTTTGATTTCTTCAATTACGCCGGTATCCATCGTTCTGTGCATTTATACACTACTCCGGCAGTATACATAGACGATATACACATTTTAACTGATATTAAATCCGATGGAACTACAG gtttaatTCATTACAATATTACTATTGGTGGAGCAATACCTCATGGAACTGAATCGATTATGTGTGTTGTCGATTTACTCGATCATGAAAGCAATTTTATCGTAAGGAAGAATAGAAATTCAACTCTGAGTGGCCTTTCTGGAACGATCGAAGTACCCAAAGCTAAATTATGGTGGCCATATTTAATGGATCCGAATCCAGGCTACATGTATACGTTACAA gtgcaAATATCTGAGCAAGAATGGGGCTCGAATGACGTTTACAGGCAACCAGTTGGCATCAGAAGCTTGACTTGGAATAATACCAGTGTTTTAATCAATGGCAAACCGATTTATTTGAGAGGTTTTGGAAGACATGAGGATTCAAAT ATTAGAGGCAAAGGATTAGATCTGGCTTTGGTGACGAGAGATTATAATTTACTCAAGTGGATTGGAGCAAACGCTTATAGAACATCACATTATCCTTATGCTGAAGAAATCATGGATTTTGCTGATCAACAGGGTATAATGATTATCGACGAATGTCCAGGAGTTGATGTTGA aaattattcCACGTTGCTGCGTAAAAAGCACATGGACAGTATGGCCGAACTAATTCGTCGGGACAAGAATCGACCAAGTGTAATTATGTGGTCAATCGCTAACGAACCAAGATCTCAGTTAAAAGAAGCCGACGACTATTTCAA ATCGGTGGCGAGCTATGTGAAGCAGCTAGATCCATCGAGACCAGTTTCTGCCGCAATAGCAGTCTCGTTTTATTCTGATAAATTG GGCCAGTACTTGGATGTGATTGGATTCAATAGATATAACGCTTGGTATTCTAATCCGGGTCGTTTAGAAGTAATACAGGTTTCGTTGGAAGATGAAGCTACAAAgtggcataaaaaatataataagcCAGTTTTTATGTCTGAATATGGCGCAGATACGATGCCAGGCTTGCATTTG AGTCCATCTTACGTTTGGTCTGAAGAATaccaaattgaattattttctgaGCATTTCAAAGCATTTGATAATTTAAGGAAGAAGAATTTCTTTATTGGTGAAATGATCTGGAATTTCGCCGACTTCAATACAGCTCaaa CAACTACACGAGTCGGTGGTAACAAAAAAGGAGTATTTACACGTGAAAGACAACCTAAATCAGCAGCCTTCCATGTACGCAGACGATACTGGTATTTAGCCAAAGAACTAGATCGCGTATCTTTGCCATCTGATATTCGTCCTTACGAAGCATCCATGCCAAATACCCTTAGAACGGAACTTTAg